The following are from one region of the Capsicum annuum cultivar UCD-10X-F1 chromosome 1, UCD10Xv1.1, whole genome shotgun sequence genome:
- the LOC107838726 gene encoding homeobox-leucine zipper protein HOX11, with the protein MELGLTLGDANTVATTTTTTTTTTTSFLSKKNVCDDHEKKKGLGFCMALGINSSSSGKILQQDEENEEENTSEEGTNNGTVPVQLDLLPLVPVPTPAPPLKSLHWSSDNGSSENGSSGNGGLPAARGFDVNRLPAVGMEEVTSPNSVASSFRMEFGLFKNCVNIIGVGNKRSSDSAGGNDGGDPERASSRASDEDENGVNTRKKLRLSKEQSAHLEESFKEHHTLNPKQKLALAKQLNLRQRQVEVWFQNRRARTKLKQTEVDCEYLKRCCETLTEENRRLHKELQELRALKTSNPFYMQLPATTLTMCPSCERVASTTTSAPAAAAPPIIATGTTTTTTTTKAPSTTTTTTATNDNIPKAIPFLNSRPRFFPFTTTTTNNNPSHSHQSAAS; encoded by the exons ATGGAGCTTGGATTAACCTTAGGAGATGCTAACACTGTTGctactactacaacaacaacaacaacaacaacaacatcttTCTTGTCAAAGAAAAATGTTTGTGATGATCATGAGAAGAAAAAGGGTTTAGGTTTTTGCATGGCTTTAGGAATTAACTCATCATCAAGTGGTAAAATACtccaacaagatgaagaaaatgaagaagaaaatacatCTGAAGAAGGGACAAATAATGGTACAGTACCAGTTCAGCTTGATCTTCTTCCTCTTGTTCCTGTTCCTACTCCTGCTCCTCCTCTTAAATCGCTCCATTGGTCCTCTGATAATG GGAGTTCTGAAAATGGTTCTTCCGGGAACGGCGGGTTACCGGCGGCGAGGGGATTCGACGTGAACCGGCTGCCGGCGGTGGGTATGGAAGAAGTTACATCGCCTAACAGTGTAGCGTCGTCGTTTCGTATGGAATTTGGGCTATTCAAAAACTGTGTGAATATTATCGGCGTCGGAAATAAACGGAGCTCCGATTCCGCCGGCGGGAACGACGGCGGCGACCCGGAAAGAGCATCGTCAAGAGcaagtgatgaagatgaaaatgGTGTTAATACTCGGAAAAAGCTTAGGTTATCCAAAGAACAATCAGCTCATCTCGAAGAAAGTTTCAAAGAACACCATACTCTTAATCCA AAGCAAAAGCTGGCACTTGCTAAACAGCTAAATCTAAGGCAAAGACAAGTTGAAGTTTGGTTTCAGAATAGAAGAGCAAG GACTAAGCTTAAGCAAACAGAAGTGGATTGTGAGTACTTAAAAAGATGCTGTGAGACACTGACTGAAGAAAACAGAAGACTACacaaagaacttcaagaattgaGAGCTTTGAAAACTTCTAATCCATTTTACATGCAACTTCCTGCCACCACCTTAACTATGTGTCCTTCTTGTGAGAGGGTGGCTTCCACCACCACCTCCGCCCCAGCTGCCGCAGCTCCTCCCATCATAGCCACCGgaaccaccactaccaccaccactaccaaagCCCCTAGTACCACTACTACCACCACAGCTACTAATGACAATATTCCTAAAGCAATTCCATTTCTTAATTCCAGACCAAGATTTTTCCCATTTACTAcaactactactaataataatccAAGTCATTCCCATCAATCAGCAGCCtcttga
- the LOC124898113 gene encoding uncharacterized protein LOC124898113: MFAPVNHGRMMTSNLIEYINDKLKLARELSIIEFLKHARKLFEKWNCKNRERASYANTSLGSRFEGILQLNTSKSSRLKVSASSIYVYSIYDDDRKYIITCAIAVLKSKHVVDMKPYCSEFYYPGTLRKTYEESMFSMPNKKDWIVPQEVMDEVVLPSKYKRSPGRPKKNMHKKSSETMTSSSNCCGRCGYAGHNRRTCNFFPKED, encoded by the exons ATGTTTGCACCTGTTAACCATGGTAGAATGATGACTTCAAATTTAATAGagtatataaatgataaactgaaGCTTGCACGTGAGTTGTCGATAATAGAATTTTTGAAACATGctagaaaattatttgaaaagtgGAATTGCAAGAATAGAGAAAGAGCATCTTATGCAAACACGTCATTGGGTAGTAGATTCGAAGGAATTCTTCAactaaatacttcaaaatcttcaAGGCTTAAG GTTAGTGCGTCATCAATATATGTATATTCTATTTACGATGATGACAGAAAGTACATA ATAACATGCGCGATTGCAGTACTAAAAAGCAAACATGTAGTTGATATGAAGCCTTATTGCTCAGAGTTTTATTATCCTGGAACATTAAGGAAGACGTATGAAGAATCTATGTTTTCAATGCCCAATAAGAAGGATTGGATTGTGCCACAAGAAGTAATGGACGAAGTTGTGTTACCGTCAAAATACAAACGTTCACCCGGAAGGCCAAAGAAAAACATgcacaagaaatcaagtgaaacaatGACATCGAGCAGTAATTGTTGCGGGAGATGTGGTTATGCAGGTCACAACAGGCGCACTTGTAACTTCTTTCCAAAGGAGGATTGA